One genomic segment of Rhizobium gallicum bv. gallicum R602sp includes these proteins:
- a CDS encoding nucleotidyltransferase and HEPN domain-containing protein — translation MRSSLEHLPEEKQRELARVVAIIHEEFADALSGTSAAFKKRGRILKIILFGSYSRGTWVDEPHTMKGYRSDYDILVIVNSKQLAEPQFWDKATDRLMWDKDVKTPVGLIVHGAREVNNFLADGQYFFVDILREGIVLYELDDRPLAEPRRLSAVDAYRVAKEHFERRYPEAQLTLRTAQWQASQIGEATEWARLAAFSLHQANEHAFATALLTLTNYSPPSHNLKFLRGLAEDQDRRLIDAWPRDQHRYTAWYNILNEAYVKARYSKHFEITDEALAWLVERTEHLHRLVETICKEQLVELERASGSSAG, via the coding sequence ATGCGATCGTCCTTGGAACATCTGCCGGAAGAAAAGCAGCGCGAGCTTGCCCGCGTCGTTGCGATCATCCATGAGGAGTTCGCCGACGCCCTGTCAGGCACGTCTGCGGCCTTCAAGAAGCGCGGTCGGATCTTAAAAATCATTTTGTTTGGTTCGTATAGCCGCGGCACCTGGGTCGACGAGCCGCACACGATGAAGGGCTACCGCTCCGACTACGACATCCTGGTGATCGTCAATTCCAAGCAACTGGCCGAACCGCAATTTTGGGACAAGGCGACCGACCGGCTGATGTGGGACAAGGATGTGAAAACGCCGGTCGGGCTGATCGTCCATGGCGCCCGGGAAGTGAACAACTTTTTGGCCGACGGCCAGTATTTCTTCGTCGACATCTTGCGCGAGGGCATCGTGCTCTACGAGCTCGACGACCGGCCGCTGGCCGAACCAAGAAGGCTTTCCGCCGTCGATGCATACAGGGTGGCGAAGGAGCATTTCGAGAGGCGCTACCCGGAGGCTCAATTAACCCTTCGGACCGCGCAATGGCAGGCCAGCCAAATTGGTGAAGCGACCGAATGGGCACGTCTGGCAGCGTTTAGTCTACACCAGGCAAACGAGCATGCTTTTGCGACGGCGCTTCTCACGCTGACCAATTATAGCCCGCCATCGCACAACCTGAAATTCCTACGCGGGCTGGCCGAAGATCAGGACCGCCGGTTGATCGACGCCTGGCCGCGCGACCAGCACCGCTATACCGCCTGGTACAACATCCTCAACGAAGCCTATGTGAAGGCGCGTTACTCGAAGCACTTCGAGATTACCGACGAAGCGCTTGCGTGGCTGGTCGAGCGGACGGAGCATCTGCACCGCCTCGTCGAGACGATCTGCAAGGAGCAGCTGGTCGAGCTGGAGCGGGCGAGCGGCAGCTCTGCAGGCTAA
- the lepA gene encoding translation elongation factor 4, with the protein MARMSTKPTTPLSHIRNFSIVAHIDHGKSTLADRLIQTTGGLADREMSEQVLDNMDIERERGITIKAQTVRLHYKADDGETYILNLIDTPGHVDFAYEVSRSLSACEGSLLVVDASQGVEAQTLANVYQAIDNNHELVTVLNKIDLPAAEPERIKEQIEEVIGIDASDAVLISAKTGLGIPAVLEAIVHKLPAPKSPGGEKAPLKALLVDSWYDAYLGVMVLVRVIDGVLTKGQTIRMMGTDAKYQVERVGVLTPKMVNVDCLGPGEIGFITGSIKEVADTRVGDTITEDKRPTAEALPGFKPAQPVVFCGLFPVDAADFEDLRAAMGKLRLNDASFSFEMESSAALGFGFRCGFLGLLHLEIIQERLEREFDLDLIATAPSVVYKMYMTDGTERELHNPADMPDVVKIAEIHEPWIRATILTPDDYLGGILKLCQDRRGIQIELTYVGTRAMLTYDLPLNEVVFDFYDRLKSISKGYASFDYALSDHREGNLVKMSILVNGEPVDALSMMVHRTAAEKRGRDMCEKLKELIPKHMFKIPIQAAIGGNVIARETISALRKDVTAKCYGGDATRKRKLLDKQKAGKKRMRQFGKVEIPQEAFIAALKMGDE; encoded by the coding sequence ATGGCGCGCATGAGCACCAAACCGACGACTCCGCTGTCCCACATCCGCAATTTCTCGATCGTGGCCCACATCGACCATGGCAAATCGACGCTTGCCGACCGTCTGATCCAGACGACCGGCGGCCTTGCCGATCGCGAAATGTCCGAGCAGGTGCTGGACAACATGGACATCGAGCGCGAGCGCGGCATCACCATCAAGGCGCAGACCGTGCGCCTGCACTACAAGGCGGATGACGGCGAGACCTACATCCTGAACCTGATCGACACCCCCGGACACGTCGACTTCGCTTACGAAGTCTCACGCTCGCTCTCGGCCTGCGAAGGCTCGCTGCTGGTCGTTGACGCGTCCCAGGGCGTGGAGGCGCAGACGCTTGCCAATGTCTACCAGGCGATCGACAACAACCACGAGCTCGTCACCGTCCTCAACAAGATCGACCTACCGGCGGCAGAACCTGAGCGCATCAAGGAGCAGATCGAGGAAGTGATCGGCATCGACGCTTCCGACGCGGTACTGATCTCTGCCAAGACCGGTCTCGGCATTCCGGCTGTGCTGGAAGCGATCGTCCACAAGCTGCCGGCACCGAAGAGCCCGGGCGGCGAGAAGGCGCCGCTGAAGGCACTGCTCGTCGATAGCTGGTACGACGCCTATCTCGGCGTCATGGTTCTGGTGCGCGTCATCGATGGCGTACTGACCAAGGGCCAGACAATTCGCATGATGGGCACCGATGCCAAGTATCAGGTGGAACGCGTCGGCGTGCTGACGCCGAAGATGGTCAATGTGGATTGCCTCGGTCCTGGCGAGATCGGTTTTATCACCGGCAGCATCAAGGAAGTGGCCGACACCCGCGTCGGCGATACCATCACCGAGGACAAGCGGCCGACTGCAGAAGCGCTGCCGGGCTTCAAGCCGGCCCAGCCCGTCGTCTTCTGCGGCCTCTTCCCAGTCGATGCTGCCGATTTCGAAGATCTGCGCGCCGCGATGGGCAAGCTGCGCCTCAACGACGCCTCCTTCTCCTTCGAGATGGAATCTTCCGCAGCCCTCGGCTTCGGCTTCCGCTGCGGCTTCCTAGGCTTGCTTCATCTCGAAATCATCCAGGAACGCCTGGAACGCGAATTCGACCTCGACCTCATCGCAACCGCGCCTTCCGTCGTCTACAAGATGTACATGACAGACGGTACGGAGCGCGAGCTGCACAATCCGGCCGACATGCCGGATGTCGTGAAAATCGCCGAGATCCACGAACCCTGGATCAGAGCCACAATCCTGACGCCGGACGATTATCTCGGCGGCATCCTGAAGCTCTGCCAGGACCGGCGCGGCATCCAGATCGAACTTACCTATGTCGGCACGCGCGCAATGCTGACTTACGATTTGCCGCTCAATGAAGTTGTCTTCGATTTCTACGACCGGCTGAAGTCGATTTCGAAGGGCTACGCCTCCTTCGACTATGCGTTAAGCGACCACCGCGAAGGCAACCTCGTGAAGATGTCGATCCTCGTCAACGGCGAACCGGTCGACGCCCTGTCGATGATGGTGCACCGGACGGCGGCTGAAAAGCGCGGCCGCGACATGTGCGAGAAGCTCAAGGAGCTGATCCCGAAGCACATGTTCAAGATCCCGATCCAGGCCGCGATCGGCGGCAACGTGATTGCCCGCGAAACCATCTCAGCGCTGCGCAAAGACGTGACCGCCAAGTGCTACGGCGGCGACGCCACCCGCAAGCGCAAGCTGCTCGACAAGCAGAAGGCCGGCAAGAAGCGCATGCGCCAGTTCGGCAAGGTAGAAATCCCACAGGAGGCGTTCATCGCGGCGCTGAAGATGGGCGACGAGTAG
- a CDS encoding helix-turn-helix domain-containing protein: MDQELETAIGIRIRKLRVEKGLTLDDLANASGVSRAMISRIERAEASPTASLLARVCAALGLSLSAFFADERQASPLARRHEQQVWRDPETGYLRRSVSPPATSSEVDIVDVEFPAGACVSFPPHTASHGMTQHVWVFEGEMEMTTGATVHHLLPGDCLFMPVGEGHVFRNPTGKPARYCVVLNRSTR, from the coding sequence ATGGACCAGGAACTCGAAACGGCGATCGGCATTCGCATCCGCAAGCTCAGGGTCGAAAAGGGCCTGACGCTGGATGACCTTGCCAATGCCTCCGGCGTCAGCCGCGCGATGATCTCGCGCATCGAGCGGGCGGAGGCGAGCCCGACGGCCTCGCTGCTTGCAAGGGTCTGTGCCGCGCTCGGGCTTTCGCTTTCAGCCTTCTTTGCCGATGAAAGACAGGCCTCGCCACTTGCAAGACGCCATGAGCAGCAGGTCTGGCGCGATCCGGAAACCGGTTATCTGCGCCGCTCCGTCTCGCCACCCGCAACGTCGTCCGAGGTCGATATCGTCGACGTCGAGTTCCCTGCGGGCGCCTGCGTCAGCTTTCCGCCGCATACGGCAAGCCACGGCATGACACAGCACGTCTGGGTGTTCGAAGGCGAGATGGAGATGACCACTGGCGCAACGGTGCATCATCTTTTGCCCGGCGATTGCCTCTTCATGCCGGTCGGGGAGGGGCATGTCTTCCGCAATCCCACCGGCAAACCCGCCCGTTATTGCGTCGTGCTCAACCGTAGCACCCGCTGA
- a CDS encoding GNAT family N-acetyltransferase produces MTVIRILDAQQANGAIPELCEILVDCVEGGASVGFMQPYTAADAEPYWRSVAETVGAGVNLLAVAEIDGKIVGTVQVGFASMPNQPHRGDLKKLLVHRSARGKGMARLLMEAIEHEAAKHGKRLLVLDTATGSEAEAIYPRLGWERAGVIPDYAMWPEGGYCATTLFYKRIAP; encoded by the coding sequence GTGACCGTCATTCGTATTCTTGATGCACAACAGGCCAATGGGGCTATTCCGGAACTTTGCGAGATACTCGTCGACTGCGTGGAGGGCGGCGCTTCAGTCGGCTTTATGCAGCCTTACACGGCGGCCGACGCCGAGCCCTATTGGAGGAGCGTCGCAGAAACGGTCGGGGCGGGCGTCAACCTGCTCGCCGTGGCTGAGATCGACGGAAAGATCGTCGGGACGGTGCAGGTCGGATTTGCCTCGATGCCGAACCAGCCGCACCGTGGCGATTTGAAGAAGCTGCTCGTGCATCGTTCTGCTCGTGGCAAAGGTATGGCACGGCTGCTGATGGAAGCGATCGAACACGAAGCCGCAAAACATGGCAAGCGCCTGCTGGTGCTCGACACAGCAACCGGCAGCGAGGCGGAGGCAATCTATCCGCGACTCGGCTGGGAGCGCGCCGGCGTCATTCCGGATTATGCGATGTGGCCGGAAGGCGGCTATTGCGCAACCACGCTCTTCTACAAGCGCATCGCTCCCTAA
- a CDS encoding histone deacetylase family protein yields MRVIYSEDHKLRDAKTELHGGLLVTPFEGPFRAEWILKAVKEAGFSDVVAPERHGLETALKVHDAGYLDFLSKAWTLWQASGAAGEAIPTSLPVRRATQRVPNDIDGMLGYYANATETSITGGTYEAAVASMQCAITGADWLNGGNRFAFSLCRPPGHHAGIDLFGGYCFINNAAVAAQRLLDIGAKKVAILDVDFHHGNGTQDITYRRGDIFFASLHGEPANAFPYFWGYADETGEGDGETCNANYPLPRGTAWAAWSAAVADSLARIKAFGAEAIVVSLGVDTFERDPISFFKLTSDDFTRMGALIAKAGLPVLTCMEGGYGVTEIGLNVANMLKGLEA; encoded by the coding sequence GTGCGCGTCATTTATTCCGAAGACCACAAGCTGCGCGATGCGAAGACAGAGCTGCATGGCGGTCTGCTGGTGACGCCGTTCGAAGGACCGTTTCGCGCAGAGTGGATCCTAAAAGCAGTCAAAGAAGCGGGCTTTTCGGATGTTGTTGCGCCGGAACGGCATGGACTGGAAACGGCTCTGAAAGTGCATGACGCCGGCTATCTCGATTTCCTGTCGAAGGCCTGGACTTTGTGGCAGGCGAGCGGGGCCGCGGGCGAAGCGATCCCGACCTCACTGCCGGTGCGCCGCGCAACGCAGCGCGTGCCGAACGATATCGACGGAATGCTCGGCTATTACGCCAATGCCACCGAAACCTCGATCACCGGCGGCACCTACGAGGCCGCCGTTGCCTCGATGCAATGCGCGATCACCGGCGCCGATTGGCTAAATGGCGGAAACCGGTTCGCCTTCTCGCTTTGCCGGCCTCCCGGCCATCATGCGGGCATCGATCTCTTCGGCGGCTATTGCTTCATCAACAACGCCGCCGTCGCGGCCCAACGCCTGCTGGATATCGGCGCAAAGAAGGTTGCGATCCTCGATGTCGATTTCCATCACGGCAACGGCACGCAGGACATCACCTATCGCCGCGGCGACATTTTCTTTGCGTCCCTGCACGGCGAACCCGCCAATGCCTTTCCCTATTTCTGGGGCTATGCCGATGAAACCGGTGAGGGCGACGGCGAAACCTGCAATGCGAACTACCCGCTGCCGCGCGGCACGGCCTGGGCTGCATGGTCGGCAGCGGTTGCGGATTCGCTTGCGCGCATCAAGGCTTTTGGCGCCGAAGCCATCGTCGTCTCGCTCGGCGTCGATACCTTCGAACGCGATCCGATCTCCTTCTTCAAGCTGACTTCCGATGATTTCACACGCATGGGCGCATTGATCGCCAAGGCGGGCCTTCCAGTCCTGACCTGCATGGAGGGCGGCTATGGCGTAACGGAAATCGGTCTCAACGTCGCCAATATGCTGAAAGGGCTGGAGGCCTAG
- the recX gene encoding recombination regulator RecX: MDDQNQQSDVPTPRMLSWARNSTIYRLERRMMTEKQLFDAITRKAKQKFEDISAAQLKALADSAVKFAYDQKALDDVAYAAVSTRSAVRGGKSKRNIAQKLSSKGVATDIVDTALERADDLFAAVVFARKRAFGPFRRGDLDEKRKVKELSAFARNGFSFEIGKKVFGMSLSEAEEVLETRLAF, from the coding sequence ATGGACGACCAAAATCAGCAATCCGATGTTCCGACGCCGCGAATGCTCTCCTGGGCACGCAACTCGACGATCTATCGCCTCGAGCGCCGGATGATGACGGAAAAACAGCTCTTCGATGCGATCACGCGAAAGGCGAAGCAGAAGTTCGAAGACATCAGTGCGGCGCAGCTGAAGGCGCTGGCCGACTCGGCGGTTAAATTCGCCTACGACCAGAAGGCTCTGGACGACGTCGCCTATGCTGCGGTGAGCACCCGCTCGGCGGTGCGCGGCGGCAAGTCGAAACGGAACATCGCGCAGAAACTCTCCTCGAAAGGGGTGGCAACCGATATCGTCGATACCGCGCTCGAGCGTGCAGACGATCTGTTCGCCGCCGTCGTCTTCGCCCGCAAGCGCGCCTTTGGTCCGTTCCGGCGTGGCGATCTAGATGAGAAGCGAAAGGTGAAGGAGCTTTCAGCTTTCGCCCGGAATGGATTCAGCTTTGAGATCGGCAAAAAAGTGTTTGGCATGAGCCTCAGCGAGGCTGAAGAGGTGCTCGAAACTAGGCTGGCGTTTTAG
- a CDS encoding EamA family transporter — MDQKTGEPAANGSAVALTAATPSFSSGVAAGALMCLLSMSSIQFGAAFSSGAIAAYGSAGASWLRLAFAAVILAIAVRPPLLRYSREQWIGALVLGTTTALMTMSFFAAIERIPLGLAVAIDFLGPLSVATFGYGLTRRLIWPAIAAAGVLLLAYDGEQWVGNLPGVLFAFGAGAGWACYIMLTKKVGAAFKGLEGLSMSLIVAAVVATPFGFAGAASNLDGYGLVEMAGLAILVPLLPYTLEMIALRRMSTAAFGILMSLEPAIGALAGFLILAQPMTLLQTLGTALVVAASASATFSTEKA, encoded by the coding sequence ATGGATCAGAAGACGGGCGAACCAGCGGCAAACGGCAGTGCCGTTGCGCTAACTGCAGCGACCCCCTCATTTTCCAGCGGTGTTGCGGCCGGTGCACTCATGTGCCTGCTGTCGATGTCGTCCATTCAGTTTGGTGCAGCATTCTCTTCCGGCGCGATCGCAGCCTATGGATCGGCCGGTGCCTCCTGGCTACGGCTTGCCTTCGCGGCAGTCATCCTTGCGATCGCCGTTCGCCCGCCATTACTGCGCTACAGCCGCGAGCAATGGATCGGCGCACTGGTTCTCGGCACGACGACAGCGCTAATGACCATGTCCTTCTTCGCGGCGATCGAGCGAATTCCTTTGGGGCTTGCGGTAGCGATCGATTTTCTTGGTCCGCTTTCGGTCGCGACGTTCGGTTATGGCCTGACGCGGCGCCTGATCTGGCCGGCGATTGCCGCAGCCGGAGTTCTCCTCCTCGCCTATGATGGCGAGCAATGGGTCGGCAATCTGCCCGGCGTGCTCTTTGCCTTCGGCGCCGGCGCGGGCTGGGCATGCTATATCATGCTGACGAAAAAGGTCGGTGCGGCGTTCAAGGGACTGGAAGGCCTCTCCATGTCGCTGATCGTGGCAGCGGTGGTGGCGACGCCCTTCGGCTTTGCCGGGGCCGCGTCGAACCTCGATGGCTACGGTCTCGTCGAGATGGCAGGTCTGGCGATCCTCGTTCCGCTCTTGCCCTATACCCTGGAAATGATTGCGTTACGGCGGATGTCGACGGCCGCGTTCGGCATCCTGATGAGCTTGGAACCGGCAATCGGCGCGCTCGCGGGCTTCCTCATCCTTGCGCAACCCATGACGCTGTTGCAGACGCTCGGGACCGCGCTGGTCGTTGCGGCGAGCGCAAGTGCGACCTTTTCGACGGAAAAAGCTTAG
- a CDS encoding group III truncated hemoglobin: MNSELQGRAAHAAAIRQRAEAEMNAMGIDNAFIDRLVETFYGRVLTHPELGPVFDARLAGRWPEHMAKMKSFWSSVAFRSGAYGGKPVQAHVGVANMTPALFPQWLELFAATLDDIAPNAAAKAWFMATAERIAKSLTLSLFYNPALDDPARKPA; the protein is encoded by the coding sequence ATGAATAGTGAATTGCAAGGCAGGGCGGCGCATGCCGCCGCAATCCGCCAGCGAGCGGAAGCAGAAATGAATGCGATGGGCATCGACAATGCCTTCATCGACAGGCTGGTCGAGACATTCTACGGCCGCGTCCTTACACATCCCGAACTCGGCCCGGTTTTCGACGCCCGGCTTGCCGGCCGCTGGCCGGAGCACATGGCGAAGATGAAGAGCTTCTGGTCGTCCGTCGCCTTCCGCAGCGGCGCCTACGGCGGGAAGCCGGTGCAAGCACATGTCGGTGTTGCAAACATGACGCCGGCTCTCTTTCCGCAATGGCTGGAGCTCTTTGCCGCAACGCTCGATGATATCGCTCCAAATGCCGCGGCAAAGGCCTGGTTCATGGCGACAGCGGAACGCATCGCGAAGAGTTTGACGCTATCGCTATTCTACAACCCCGCACTGGACGATCCGGCGCGCAAGCCCGCCTAA
- the mbfA gene encoding iron exporter MbfA, with protein MLPQFFRSFKRSFKSLSEQEILALAIASEEDDARIYRAYADQLKAAYPASAQVLEDMAEVENTHRKSLIEIHRERFGERIPLIRREHVQGFYERKPDWLRKNLSLEAVRQEAETMEEQAYRFYVEAAKQTSDASTRQLLGDLALAEQGHEDIARMLGDKHTPEGVKDAEDDTARRQFVLTYVQPGLAGLMDGSVSTLAPIFAAAFATQDTWQTFLVGLSASVGAGISMGFTEAAHDDGKISGRGSPIKRGLACGIMTTLGGLGHALPYLIPQFWTATITAVVIVFFELWAIAFIQNRYMETPFLRAAFQVVVGGGLVLAAGILIGHG; from the coding sequence ATGCTGCCGCAGTTTTTCAGGTCGTTCAAACGTTCATTCAAATCATTGTCGGAACAGGAAATTCTGGCGCTAGCGATTGCCTCCGAGGAGGACGACGCCCGCATCTATCGTGCCTATGCCGACCAGCTGAAGGCCGCTTATCCCGCCTCGGCGCAGGTCCTGGAGGACATGGCGGAAGTCGAAAATACGCACCGCAAGTCGCTGATCGAGATCCATCGGGAGCGTTTCGGCGAACGCATTCCGTTAATTCGCCGCGAGCATGTGCAGGGCTTTTATGAGCGCAAGCCGGATTGGCTGCGCAAGAACCTGTCGTTGGAAGCAGTGCGACAGGAGGCCGAGACGATGGAGGAGCAGGCTTATCGCTTCTACGTCGAGGCGGCAAAGCAGACTTCGGATGCCTCGACGCGCCAGCTTCTCGGCGATCTCGCGCTCGCCGAACAGGGTCATGAAGACATTGCCAGGATGCTCGGCGACAAACATACGCCGGAGGGCGTAAAAGACGCCGAGGACGATACGGCGCGGCGGCAATTCGTGCTCACCTATGTGCAGCCCGGCCTTGCAGGCTTGATGGATGGTTCGGTCTCGACGCTGGCGCCGATCTTTGCGGCCGCCTTTGCGACGCAGGATACGTGGCAGACCTTCCTCGTCGGCCTCTCGGCCTCGGTAGGCGCGGGTATATCGATGGGCTTCACCGAAGCTGCCCATGACGACGGCAAGATTTCCGGGCGCGGTTCGCCAATCAAGCGTGGTCTCGCCTGCGGCATCATGACAACGCTCGGCGGTCTCGGCCACGCACTGCCCTATCTCATTCCGCAATTCTGGACGGCGACGATCACCGCCGTCGTCATCGTCTTTTTCGAGCTCTGGGCGATCGCGTTCATCCAGAACAGGTATATGGAAACGCCATTTCTGCGCGCCGCCTTCCAGGTCGTGGTCGGCGGGGGCCTTGTGCTAGCTGCCGGGATCCTGATCGGCCATGGGTGA
- a CDS encoding transglutaminase-like cysteine peptidase — protein MRIKGYLMVMMAMFAMSSAALPAPTRNLSMVTGGATSQPIGHYDFCQLHRIECGADRNAGPAEMNGEKWALVRSVNSTVNSTITPMTDKEIYGKDEIWAYPGTAGDCEDFALLKRRILIQRGFEPANLLMTVVRKPDGEGHAVLTLRTTEGDFILDNLASSVKPWFDTAYSFVKRQSSYNAGRWVTIENGRDVLVGALK, from the coding sequence GTGCGGATCAAGGGTTACTTGATGGTCATGATGGCCATGTTTGCGATGTCTTCGGCCGCATTACCGGCCCCCACAAGAAACCTCTCGATGGTTACCGGCGGCGCCACCTCGCAGCCAATCGGCCATTATGATTTCTGCCAGTTGCACCGGATCGAATGCGGTGCGGACCGCAATGCAGGGCCGGCGGAAATGAATGGCGAGAAGTGGGCTCTTGTCCGCTCGGTCAATTCCACCGTCAACAGCACCATCACTCCGATGACGGACAAGGAAATCTACGGCAAGGACGAAATCTGGGCTTATCCGGGAACGGCGGGCGACTGTGAAGATTTTGCACTCCTTAAGCGCCGCATCCTGATCCAGCGCGGCTTTGAGCCGGCAAACCTTCTGATGACGGTGGTGCGTAAACCGGATGGCGAAGGCCATGCCGTGCTGACGCTTCGCACAACCGAAGGCGACTTCATTCTCGACAACCTCGCTTCCAGCGTGAAGCCCTGGTTCGACACGGCTTATTCCTTCGTCAAGCGCCAGTCGAGCTACAATGCGGGCCGCTGGGTGACGATCGAAAACGGCCGCGACGTCCTGGTCGGCGCTTTGAAGTAA
- a CDS encoding alpha/beta hydrolase translates to MSEATAISEPQFLTVGEGDAERKIAFIIRQATSKDRGPTFVWLSGYRSDMSGTKAIELDRLAGELGLACIRLDYSGHGLSAGEFKDGTISRWLEEALAVLLHARPERVIIVGSSMGGWIALRLAQELAKLEGAPKLDGMVLIAPAPDFTSDLIEPHLRKKDRASLAERGYFEEKSDYSPEPNIYTRALLEDGRENRVLTGIINTGCPVHVLQGMKDPDVPYSHAMKLVEHLPADNVVLTFIRDGDHRLSRPQDIERILSAAKGLIR, encoded by the coding sequence ATGTCCGAAGCAACAGCCATATCCGAGCCGCAGTTCCTGACGGTGGGCGAAGGCGACGCGGAGCGAAAGATCGCTTTCATCATTCGTCAAGCCACCTCGAAGGATCGCGGCCCGACCTTCGTCTGGCTCTCCGGCTATCGGTCGGACATGAGCGGCACAAAGGCGATAGAGCTCGATCGGCTGGCCGGCGAACTCGGACTTGCCTGCATCCGCCTCGACTATTCGGGGCATGGACTTTCCGCTGGAGAGTTTAAGGATGGAACGATTTCCCGCTGGCTGGAAGAAGCGCTCGCCGTCCTCCTCCATGCAAGACCCGAGCGCGTCATCATCGTCGGTTCCTCCATGGGCGGATGGATAGCGTTGCGGCTGGCGCAGGAACTTGCAAAGTTGGAGGGGGCGCCAAAGCTCGACGGTATGGTGCTGATCGCGCCGGCACCCGACTTCACATCGGACCTCATCGAGCCGCACCTGAGGAAAAAGGATCGCGCCTCGCTTGCCGAACGCGGCTATTTCGAAGAAAAGTCCGACTACAGCCCGGAGCCCAACATTTACACCCGTGCACTCCTGGAAGACGGCCGCGAAAACCGGGTTTTGACCGGCATCATCAACACAGGCTGCCCGGTGCATGTCCTGCAGGGCATGAAAGATCCGGACGTTCCCTACAGTCACGCCATGAAGCTGGTTGAACACCTGCCCGCCGACAATGTCGTGTTGACGTTCATTCGCGATGGCGACCATCGGCTTTCACGGCCGCAGGATATCGAGCGGATACTATCTGCCGCCAAAGGCCTCATTCGTTAG
- the infC gene encoding translation initiation factor IF-3 → MRRPFKTDAPVKEGPRSNREIRIPKVQLIDAEGQNLGVVPTDQALRMAEEAGLDLVEISPNAEPPVCKILDLGKLKYANQKKASEARKKQKIVEVKEIKMRPNIDTHDYEVKMKAMGRFFEEGDKVKVTLKFRGREMAHQELGMKLLQQVKADTLEFAKVEAEPKLEGRQMMMVLAPK, encoded by the coding sequence ATTCGCAGACCTTTTAAAACCGACGCGCCCGTGAAGGAAGGGCCGCGTTCGAACCGGGAAATCCGTATTCCTAAGGTTCAGTTGATTGATGCTGAAGGACAGAATTTGGGCGTGGTGCCCACCGATCAGGCCTTGAGAATGGCTGAAGAAGCCGGCCTCGACCTTGTGGAAATTTCTCCCAACGCCGAACCGCCTGTATGCAAGATTCTCGATCTGGGCAAGCTGAAGTACGCCAACCAGAAGAAGGCCTCCGAGGCGCGCAAGAAGCAGAAGATTGTCGAAGTCAAAGAAATCAAAATGCGTCCGAACATCGACACCCATGATTATGAGGTGAAGATGAAGGCTATGGGCCGCTTCTTTGAGGAAGGCGACAAGGTGAAGGTGACGCTGAAGTTCCGTGGCCGCGAAATGGCCCACCAGGAACTCGGCATGAAGCTTCTGCAGCAGGTCAAGGCGGACACACTGGAATTTGCAAAGGTCGAAGCCGAACCGAAGCTTGAAGGCCGCCAGATGATGATGGTGCTCGCGCCGAAGTGA
- the rpmI gene encoding 50S ribosomal protein L35: MPKMKTKSSAKKRFKITATGKVKAAAAGKRHGMIKRTNKFIRDARGTMVLAEPDGRKVVKNYLPNGL; the protein is encoded by the coding sequence ATGCCCAAGATGAAGACGAAGTCCTCGGCCAAGAAGCGGTTCAAAATTACCGCGACCGGCAAGGTCAAGGCCGCTGCTGCTGGCAAACGCCATGGCATGATCAAGCGTACCAACAAGTTCATTCGCGACGCACGTGGCACGATGGTTCTCGCAGAACCCGATGGCCGCAAGGTTGTGAAGAACTACCTGCCGAACGGTCTCTAA
- the rplT gene encoding 50S ribosomal protein L20: MARVKRGVTAHAKHKKVLKAAKGFYGRRKNTIRTAKAAVDRAKQYAYRDRKVNKRNFRALWIQRINAAVREFGLTYGRFIDGLNKAGIEVDRKVLSDMAIHEPEAFGALVTASKKALEYLKDAGTKNEFESAVR, from the coding sequence ATGGCACGTGTAAAAAGAGGCGTTACAGCCCATGCCAAGCACAAGAAAGTTCTGAAGGCAGCAAAGGGCTTCTATGGCCGCCGCAAGAACACTATCCGTACCGCCAAGGCTGCCGTCGATCGCGCCAAGCAGTACGCCTACCGCGACCGCAAGGTCAACAAGCGCAATTTCCGCGCGCTTTGGATCCAGCGCATCAACGCTGCCGTCCGCGAATTCGGCCTTACCTACGGCCGCTTCATCGACGGCCTGAACAAGGCTGGCATCGAGGTCGACCGCAAGGTCCTCTCCGACATGGCGATCCATGAGCCGGAAGCATTCGGCGCGCTCGTCACAGCCTCCAAGAAGGCCCTCGAGTACCTCAAGGATGCCGGTACGAAGAATGAGTTTGAAAGCGCGGTTCGTTAA